The Mytilus galloprovincialis chromosome 2, xbMytGall1.hap1.1, whole genome shotgun sequence genome has a window encoding:
- the LOC143064299 gene encoding protein FAM78B-like — MEGREMGNRSSAWLNETAIGINNLKEVHQKIRVLNLNARIEKQPTVVDETSQSVLKYRTPNFRVSATIELAPMTEQQKWKVGWIQACTDMMFHNTYGDEGYTSWEFPELTSGQQSMISDCDGHHYPWYGSRNETVVFEGPCKMYQSATIAMNDNFHPHVTWRNPSNRNQAEPNLTHIIRDQSFYVWLVAWNMTTQNAYILKTVRWNMKLEINVDPKKALGSRAKLVTSVVPKQPTVLENNIPIPRCSLMPPNANSAQMLVWRPRLGEAQCIIPPVWKKEVPVEEQVVRFDSKLCKL; from the exons ATGGAAGGCAGAGAGATGGGGAATCGGTCATCGGCTTGGTTGAACGAGACTGCAATTGGAATCAACAATTTGAAAGAAGTCCACCAAAAAATTAGAGTTCTTAATCTGAACGCAAGAATTGAAAAACAGCCTACAGTGGTGGATGAGACTTCACAGTCCGTTCTTAAATATAGAACTCCCAATTTCAG GGTGAGTGCTACTATTGAATTAGCCCCGATGACTGAGCAGCAGAAATGGAAAGTTGGTTGGATACAGGCCTGTACAGATATGATGTTTCACAACACATATGGAGATGAGGGATA cacAAGTTGGGAATTTCCAGAGCTGACAAGTGGTCAACAATCAATGATCAGCGATTGTGATGGACATCATTACCCATGGTACGGTTCAAGAAACGAAACTGTTGTTTTTGAAGGACCTTGCAAAATGTACCAATCTGCAACCATCGCCATGAACGATAACTTTCATCCCCACGTGACTTGGAGAAACCCATCTAATCGTAACCAAGCTGAACCTAATCTTACTCATATCATCCGAGACCAGAGTTTTTATGTATGGTTAGTTGCATGGAACATGACAACTCAAAATGCATATATTTTGAAAACCGTTCGCTGGAATATGAAACTGGAAATTAATGTTGATCCAAAGAAAGCTCTCGGATCAAGAGCCAAACTTGTCACTTCTGTAGTTCCAAAACAGCCTACTGTTTTAGAAAACAATATTCCGATTCCTAGATGTTCTCTTATGCCACCAAATGCCAATAGTGCTCAGATGCTGGTATGGAGACCTCGTTTGGGGGAAGCCCAATGCATTATACCTCCTGTCTGGAAGAAAGAGGTTCCAGTAGAAGAGCAAGTTGTTCGTTTTGACAGCAAGCTTTGTAAACTTTAA
- the LOC143064300 gene encoding polyisoprenoid diphosphate/phosphate phosphohydrolase PLPP6-like has protein sequence MSAIQRRKRRGNASRREVNPEEKLKKAIDSFMKTVTTLDDELTHHCGLCADANRPLGNLRPLMKALEISCHGIPWIFGTIAVLVTTHIPEHFEIAVNLLIVLLGDLIIVALIKVLFQRQRPQHNKNDMFATVSIDHYAFPSGHATRAAMLAYFFADKVFADAATKGVISLWAMFVCMSRVLLGRHHVLDVLFGIIIGICEFKVLALYWLPQQLCLSILEPFFGHFHL, from the exons ATGTCAGCGATACAGAGACGTAAAAGGCGTGGTAATGCATCTAGAAGAGAAGTTAACCCAGAAGAAAAGTTGAAGAAAGCGATTGATTCGTTTATGAAAACAGTCACTACGCTTGATGATGAGTTGACACATCACTGTGGTTTATGTGCCGATGCAAATCGACCCCTAGGGAATTTAAGACCCTTGATGAAGGCTCTAGAAATATCATGTCATGGTATTCCTTGGATATTCGGTACCATAGCAGTCTTAGTAACAACGCACATACCAGAACACTTTGAAATTGCAGTTAATCTATTGATAG ttcTTCTTGGAGATCTAATAATAGTAGCACTGATAAAGGTTCTTTTTCAAAGACAGCGACCACAACACAACAAGAATGACATGTTTGCCACAGTGTCAATAGACCACTATGCATTCCCATCAGGCCATGCAACAAGGGCAGCCATGTTGGCATATTTCTTTGCAGATAAAGTCTTTGCGGATGCAGCAACAAAAGGAGTAATTAGTTTATGGGCTATGTTTGTGTGTATGTCACGTGTGTTGTTAGGACGACACCATGTGTTAGATGTACTTTTTGGAATCATTATAGGAATTTGTGAATTTAAAGTGTTAGCCTTGTACTGGTTACCTCAGCAGCTGTGTTTGAGTATTTTAGAACCATTTTTTGgtcattttcatttataa